A genomic region of Enterococcus sp. 12C11_DIV0727 contains the following coding sequences:
- a CDS encoding DUF6287 domain-containing protein — MKKYPSAPTTSPAKVYLKTDYDDIALALLENQKDISDNDLNIEAINNGDFTSLIGTWKNCKNDVLIINTDGTTNMAFVVHGVPESDKTSKVPFASLSAGGPGGAALGLYKIGFKNPDGDSSDSTKPRLIITQQGGNYSSDSYYYRQ, encoded by the coding sequence ATGAAAAAATATCCCTCTGCTCCAACTACATCACCTGCTAAGGTTTATTTAAAAACTGATTATGACGATATTGCTTTAGCTCTGTTAGAAAACCAAAAGGATATCTCTGATAATGATTTAAATATTGAAGCGATAAACAATGGCGATTTCACTTCGTTGATCGGAACCTGGAAAAACTGTAAGAATGATGTTTTAATCATAAATACTGACGGTACAACCAATATGGCGTTTGTAGTTCATGGGGTACCGGAATCTGATAAAACAAGTAAGGTTCCATTTGCAAGTTTAAGCGCAGGTGGTCCTGGTGGTGCAGCACTTGGTCTGTATAAAATAGGGTTCAAAAATCCGGATGGTGATAGTTCAGATAGTACGAAACCTAGGTTAATAATCACACAGCAAGGTGGAAACTATTCTTCAGATAGTTATTATTACAGACAATAA
- a CDS encoding helicase C-terminal domain-containing protein: MRKKQTYAVVDLETTGTDPKVDRIIQFGCVLIQEGKIISRFATDINPNQAISKQIQQLTGISNSRVQKAPYFEDVALTIYNLLADTVFVAHNIFFDYSFLAQELTRCGTPKLQIPGIDTVELAQIFLPTEKSFRLGDLSESLGLVHDNPHQADSDAQVTAELLLLIEAKMRRLPLITMEVIDRLSQQTGMDTSSYIHDIYEEMKQDIQPLAKEQHVVSGIALRRKEVPLYEEKLYEHAVFPHKKKAKEKLFKDKIVYRSEQSRMMNLVYEHFTTAENKNLFIEAATGTGKTLGFLFPLSYLATPDNPVIISTVSIVLQNQLIEKDIPLANQICPKSLNATIIKSHRHYLDLQRFKDTLKNPLQQKQYALYQMGVLVWLVDTETGDLDELQLTNFNHVFWRDVAHRGIDFLSNHDPLYQEDFVHFLYKKVRQSNVLIVNHAFLAQETLREVPLLPKSAYLIIDEAHHLPDIAGKIANRQFNYTSFKKQTSLYLEEEQLFDQVNQIFEKKTQEQRLLRIYTKALNDLVEEFSDLFYEINQLFPKAKQQHIESNLLTKPVFDHLSLNGETSIQKIDILLTEMQEIQARLQQSIVNQLEKFTTSQRIIFVSLLQFFERIVFLYDCFDIYVNEWQPRWIKEYSTTPQGYALLSINDLDASILPETTWYSRYERILYTGGTLKFGHDKKYLPHKLGLSDVLFKTLPDPYNYEENARLFIPTEAIAISQADAAEFSGYIAEVIEALSQHQDRSVLVLFTSHEILSSVYYRLHPQFLNAGRELLAQGISGSREKILKRFAHSKNSILLGADSFWEGVDLPGEALSLLIVTRLPFENPKRPFVKARYDYLEEKGINPFAHEALPKASLRLRQALGRLIRSDGDKGALVVLDRRLITAKYGKRMLKALPKDLPVKEAALSDIISELNEFLK; encoded by the coding sequence ATGAGAAAGAAACAAACATACGCAGTAGTGGATCTAGAGACGACGGGAACCGATCCAAAGGTAGATCGGATTATCCAGTTTGGCTGTGTGTTGATCCAAGAAGGAAAAATCATTTCCCGTTTTGCTACTGACATCAACCCCAATCAGGCCATTTCCAAACAGATTCAGCAGTTGACAGGTATTAGTAATAGCCGTGTACAAAAGGCGCCTTATTTTGAGGATGTGGCACTAACGATCTATAACTTATTAGCTGATACGGTATTTGTGGCACATAATATCTTTTTTGATTATTCATTTTTAGCGCAAGAATTGACCCGTTGTGGTACACCAAAATTGCAGATTCCAGGTATTGATACGGTGGAGTTGGCTCAGATTTTTTTACCGACAGAAAAGAGTTTTCGTTTAGGGGATTTGTCTGAGAGTTTAGGTTTAGTACATGATAATCCTCATCAAGCGGATAGTGATGCACAAGTGACGGCTGAACTATTACTATTGATCGAAGCAAAAATGCGCCGCTTACCATTAATTACAATGGAAGTAATCGATCGCTTAAGTCAACAAACAGGTATGGATACTAGCTCTTATATCCATGATATATATGAAGAAATGAAACAAGATATTCAACCTTTGGCAAAAGAGCAACATGTTGTTTCTGGCATTGCGTTAAGAAGAAAAGAAGTTCCGCTTTATGAAGAAAAGTTATATGAACATGCCGTTTTTCCTCATAAGAAAAAAGCCAAAGAAAAACTTTTTAAAGATAAGATCGTTTATCGTTCAGAACAAAGTCGTATGATGAACTTAGTCTATGAGCATTTTACAACTGCTGAAAACAAAAATTTATTTATTGAAGCAGCGACGGGAACGGGAAAAACGCTGGGCTTTTTATTTCCATTAAGTTATCTGGCTACACCAGATAATCCAGTTATTATCAGCACGGTTTCGATCGTCCTGCAAAATCAATTGATAGAAAAAGATATTCCTTTAGCAAATCAAATTTGTCCTAAATCACTCAATGCTACGATCATTAAAAGTCATCGTCATTATCTAGATTTACAGCGGTTTAAGGATACTTTGAAAAACCCTTTGCAGCAAAAGCAATATGCTCTATATCAAATGGGTGTCTTAGTTTGGTTGGTGGATACAGAAACAGGTGACCTTGATGAGTTGCAATTAACGAATTTTAATCATGTTTTTTGGCGGGACGTTGCCCATCGTGGGATTGATTTTTTATCTAATCATGATCCCTTGTATCAGGAAGACTTTGTTCATTTTCTTTATAAGAAGGTCAGACAAAGCAATGTATTGATTGTCAATCATGCCTTTTTGGCACAAGAAACACTAAGGGAAGTCCCACTTTTACCTAAAAGTGCTTATTTGATTATTGATGAAGCACATCATTTGCCCGATATTGCTGGGAAGATTGCAAATCGTCAATTTAATTATACTTCGTTCAAAAAACAAACAAGCTTATATTTAGAGGAAGAACAGTTGTTTGATCAAGTTAACCAAATTTTTGAAAAGAAAACGCAAGAACAACGATTATTGCGTATTTATACGAAAGCCTTGAATGATTTAGTAGAAGAATTTAGTGATTTGTTTTACGAAATAAATCAGTTATTTCCAAAAGCTAAACAGCAGCATATAGAATCCAATCTGTTGACTAAGCCTGTATTCGATCATTTGTCGTTAAATGGTGAGACTTCAATTCAAAAAATTGACATCCTTTTGACCGAGATGCAAGAAATTCAAGCGCGATTGCAGCAGTCGATCGTAAATCAATTGGAAAAATTTACTACCTCTCAACGCATTATATTTGTTAGTTTACTACAATTCTTTGAGCGGATCGTGTTTCTTTATGACTGTTTTGATATCTATGTCAACGAATGGCAGCCACGCTGGATCAAGGAGTATAGCACTACCCCGCAAGGCTATGCGTTACTTTCAATCAATGATTTAGATGCTAGTATTTTGCCAGAGACGACTTGGTATAGTCGTTATGAACGAATCTTATATACTGGTGGAACCTTGAAATTTGGGCATGATAAAAAATATTTGCCGCATAAATTAGGGTTGTCGGATGTCTTATTTAAAACATTGCCTGATCCTTATAATTATGAAGAAAATGCCCGTTTATTTATTCCTACAGAAGCAATTGCAATCAGTCAGGCTGATGCGGCAGAGTTTTCAGGATATATTGCTGAAGTGATCGAAGCATTATCACAGCACCAAGACCGCTCTGTGTTGGTTTTGTTTACGTCACATGAAATTTTATCTAGTGTGTATTATCGTTTACATCCACAATTTCTAAATGCTGGTAGAGAACTTTTAGCTCAAGGAATCAGCGGTAGCCGAGAAAAAATTCTGAAACGTTTTGCCCATTCAAAAAATAGTATTTTATTAGGTGCTGACAGTTTTTGGGAGGGTGTCGATCTACCAGGTGAAGCATTGTCACTTTTGATCGTAACTCGTTTGCCATTTGAAAATCCTAAGAGGCCTTTTGTGAAAGCTCGTTATGATTATCTTGAAGAAAAAGGCATTAATCCTTTTGCCCATGAAGCTTTGCCGAAAGCTTCTTTACGTTTACGCCAGGCTCTGGGCCGTTTGATTCGATCTGACGGTGATAAAGGTGCTTTAGTCGTGTTGGATAGACGATTGATAACGGCTAAATATGGAAAACGTATGTTAAAAGCCTTACCTAAAGATCTACCGGTAAAGGAAGCTGCTCTAAGCGACATCATTTCAGAGCTAAATGAATTTTTAAAATAA
- a CDS encoding DUF5590 domain-containing protein encodes MQEQEERNETRKTKILLSIIAILLAIIVMIAIFYVRSTHPRTQAKKEATEIAKEYAHLNTVDNFYWFTRKETYFSVTGKDDKGEELVVIIPKSGEKVTVLNQKDGQNESQIRQVVETKYKEKNIQKISLGLYNAQPTWEIVTKNDDELLSYYLLSFANAEEVMIIKNV; translated from the coding sequence TTGCAAGAACAAGAAGAACGAAATGAAACAAGAAAAACCAAGATTCTTTTAAGTATAATCGCAATTTTATTAGCGATTATCGTAATGATTGCTATTTTTTATGTTCGCTCAACACATCCAAGAACACAAGCGAAAAAAGAAGCAACTGAAATCGCAAAAGAGTATGCACATTTAAACACAGTTGATAACTTTTATTGGTTTACCAGAAAAGAAACGTATTTCAGTGTAACTGGTAAAGATGATAAAGGGGAAGAACTAGTGGTGATCATTCCTAAATCAGGAGAAAAAGTCACCGTTTTAAATCAAAAAGACGGCCAGAACGAAAGTCAGATCCGCCAAGTTGTTGAAACAAAGTACAAAGAAAAAAATATTCAAAAAATTAGTTTAGGGTTATACAATGCTCAGCCAACTTGGGAGATCGTTACAAAAAACGATGATGAACTATTAAGTTATTACCTCCTATCGTTTGCAAATGCTGAAGAAGTCATGATTATTAAAAATGTCTGA
- a CDS encoding pyridoxal phosphate-dependent aminotransferase, producing the protein MDISKRAQKLEPSVTLAAAAKANALKACGKDILSLTVGEPDFTTPKNIQQAAIQAIESGKANYYTPSAGIKELREAVVQHIETYYQLNYQANNVIITDGAKFALYLLFQAVLNPKDEVIIPVPYWVSYGEQVKLAEGVPVFIPCAQENEFKVTVAQLEAAKTAKTKLLILNSPSNPTGMIYSEAELRNIGEWAVANDVLIVSDDIYGRLVYNGAVFTPMASLSPAIQKQTIIINGVSKSYAMTGWRIGYAVGDETIISAMNDIASQSTSNPTAVSQYAALEALRGEQDTVESMRQAFEARLNEIYPIFAALPGFKLEKPHGAFYLFPNIKETLTMCGYSDVTKWVDDLLSEGEVALVTGAGFGAPENVRISYATDLETLKEAAKRIRAFIEKKTAK; encoded by the coding sequence ATGGATATATCAAAACGCGCACAAAAATTAGAACCTTCTGTTACATTAGCGGCAGCGGCGAAAGCGAATGCGCTAAAAGCTTGTGGCAAAGATATTTTAAGTTTAACGGTTGGAGAACCTGATTTCACTACGCCTAAAAATATACAACAGGCAGCAATCCAAGCCATCGAAAGTGGCAAAGCCAATTATTATACACCGTCAGCCGGAATCAAAGAATTAAGAGAAGCGGTTGTACAGCACATTGAGACTTACTATCAATTGAATTATCAAGCAAACAACGTAATCATAACAGATGGCGCAAAATTTGCTTTATATCTGCTTTTTCAAGCGGTCCTGAATCCCAAAGACGAAGTAATCATTCCTGTTCCTTATTGGGTAAGCTATGGAGAGCAGGTTAAACTTGCGGAAGGAGTCCCTGTTTTTATTCCTTGTGCACAGGAAAATGAATTTAAAGTCACTGTAGCACAATTGGAAGCAGCTAAAACGGCAAAAACCAAGTTATTGATTTTAAATTCTCCTTCTAATCCAACTGGAATGATTTATTCTGAAGCCGAATTGCGTAACATTGGTGAGTGGGCTGTAGCAAATGATGTGTTGATTGTATCAGATGATATTTATGGCAGACTCGTCTATAATGGAGCAGTCTTTACCCCGATGGCATCTTTGTCACCAGCGATCCAAAAACAAACAATAATCATTAATGGCGTCTCTAAAAGCTACGCCATGACTGGCTGGCGTATTGGTTACGCGGTAGGTGATGAAACAATTATTTCAGCAATGAACGATATTGCCTCGCAATCTACTAGTAATCCTACTGCTGTTAGTCAATATGCAGCACTTGAAGCCTTAAGGGGTGAACAAGATACAGTAGAGTCAATGAGACAAGCGTTTGAAGCACGTTTAAATGAAATTTATCCGATATTTGCTGCATTGCCAGGCTTTAAATTAGAAAAGCCACACGGCGCATTTTATCTGTTTCCAAATATCAAAGAAACGTTAACGATGTGTGGCTATAGCGATGTTACAAAATGGGTCGATGACTTGTTATCAGAAGGGGAAGTTGCACTTGTCACAGGGGCAGGTTTTGGTGCTCCAGAAAATGTTCGGATCAGTTATGCAACAGATTTAGAAACATTAAAAGAAGCAGCGAAACGTATCCGAGCATTTATTGAGAAAAAAACAGCAAAATAA
- the asnS gene encoding asparagine--tRNA ligase — MEQIQIIDSKNHVGETVKIGAWIANKRSSGKIAFLQLRDGTAYFQGIVVKSEVPEEVFQLAKGLTQETSVWITGEIREDSRSKFGYEIGVTGIEVICESHDYPITPKEHGTDFLMDHRHLWLRSSRQHAIMQIRNEIIRATYEFFNNNNFVKIDPPILTASTAEGTTDLFETNYFDQKAYLSQSGQLYMEAAALAFGKVFSFGPTFRAEKSKTRRHLIEFWMIEPEMAFMHQEESLEVQEQYVAFLVQSVLDNCDHALDVLERDREVLKKYTQLPFPRISYDEAVELLKKNGFDDIEWGDDFGSPHETFIANSFDRPVFILNYPKAIKAFYMKPHPTRDDVVICADMIAPEGYGEIIGGSERAIDHDYLLEQIRNHNLDEKEYSWYLDLRRYGSVPHSGFGLGLERTVTWLAGIEHVREASPFPRLLNRIYP; from the coding sequence GTGGAACAAATTCAAATTATCGATTCAAAAAATCATGTGGGAGAAACAGTAAAAATAGGGGCTTGGATCGCTAACAAACGTTCAAGCGGAAAAATTGCTTTTCTACAATTACGTGATGGAACAGCTTATTTTCAAGGAATTGTTGTGAAAAGTGAGGTTCCAGAAGAAGTTTTCCAGTTAGCGAAAGGCTTGACACAAGAAACATCTGTCTGGATCACTGGAGAAATTAGAGAAGACAGCCGTTCAAAATTTGGTTATGAAATCGGTGTAACAGGGATCGAAGTGATCTGCGAAAGTCATGATTACCCAATCACGCCTAAAGAACACGGAACCGACTTTTTGATGGATCACCGTCATTTATGGTTACGCTCTTCACGTCAGCATGCGATCATGCAAATCCGTAACGAGATCATTCGTGCAACCTACGAATTTTTCAATAACAATAACTTTGTTAAAATCGATCCGCCGATTTTAACAGCTAGTACAGCAGAGGGTACGACCGACTTGTTTGAAACAAATTATTTTGATCAAAAAGCGTACCTGTCTCAAAGTGGACAATTGTACATGGAAGCGGCAGCTTTAGCTTTTGGTAAAGTCTTCTCCTTTGGACCGACTTTTAGAGCGGAAAAATCAAAGACTCGTCGTCACTTGATTGAGTTTTGGATGATTGAACCAGAGATGGCTTTCATGCATCAAGAAGAGAGTTTAGAAGTGCAAGAACAATACGTAGCGTTCCTTGTTCAAAGTGTATTAGACAATTGTGATCATGCTTTGGATGTTTTAGAACGTGATAGAGAAGTCTTGAAAAAATATACACAATTGCCATTCCCACGTATTTCATATGATGAAGCAGTTGAATTATTGAAGAAAAATGGCTTTGATGATATTGAGTGGGGCGATGATTTTGGTTCACCGCATGAAACGTTTATCGCAAACTCATTTGATCGTCCAGTGTTTATCTTAAATTATCCAAAAGCAATCAAGGCCTTCTACATGAAACCACATCCTACTCGTGATGATGTTGTGATTTGTGCGGACATGATCGCACCAGAAGGATACGGTGAAATCATCGGAGGTTCTGAACGAGCGATCGATCATGATTACTTATTAGAACAAATCCGCAACCATAATCTAGATGAAAAAGAATACTCATGGTATTTAGATTTACGCCGTTATGGTTCAGTGCCTCATTCTGGGTTTGGTTTAGGCTTAGAACGCACAGTAACTTGGTTAGCTGGAATCGAACATGTTCGTGAAGCAAGCCCATTCCCACGTTTGTTAAACCGTATTT